The DNA sequence CTTAAACAAGGTGAAAGTATCATTGTTGTCGATAATGAAGATCGTGAAAATGAAGGTGATTTAGTTGCGATTACTGAATTAATGAATGATAATACCGTGAATTTTATGGCACAAGAAGGCCGCGGTTTAATTTGTGCGCCGATCTCACTATCATTAGCTAAATCATTGAATTTAGAGCCGATGGTTAAAGAAAATAGCGATGAGTTCGGTACTGCGTTTACTGAAAGCATCGACCATATTCATACTACAACAGGCATCAGTGCCGATGAACGAATGATGACAGCTCGTGCTTTGATTGATGAGAACAGTACTGCAAGCGACTTCAATCGACCAGGACATTTATTCCCGTTAATAGCAAGAACGGGAGGGGTGTTGGTTAGACAAGGCCATACAGAAGCAGCAGTAGATTTAGCTGAAATGACAGGTTCGAAACCTGCAGGGTTGATATGTGAAATTATGAATGAAGACGGCACAATGGCAAAAGGTGAACAGCTGCAAGCATTTAAAGAAAAACATCAGTTGAAAATGATTTCCATTGAAGCCTTGATCCATTACCGCAAAGTACACGAAACGCATATGCATGCTAAAGCAAAAGTTAAGATGCCGACAGATTTTGGTACGTTTGATATGTATGGCTTTGAATCGGATTATTCACATGATGAAATTGTGGCTATTGTAAAAGGCGATGTTCAAAATGTAGAAAATGTACGGATTCATTCCTCTTGTTTAACAGGCGATATTTTCCACAGTCAGAGATGCGACTGCGGAGCGCAATTAGAAGCAGCAATGAAATACATCAATGAGCATGGCGGTATGATTATTTATTTACCGCAAGAGGGCAGAGGAATCGGTTTAATCAATAAATTAAAAGCTTATGAATTGATTGAAAAAGGTTACGACACAGTCACTGCCAATTTAGCTTTAGGTTTTGATGAAGACTTGCGTGATTATTATCATGCGGCTGAAATTCTAAAACATTTCGACATAGAAAAAGTCAATTTACTCAGCAATAACCCAGAGAAATTCAAAGGTTTAAAACATTACGGAATTGACGTGGAAAAACGTATTGAACTGATTGTTCCTGAATGTGAACATAACCATGATTATATGCATACAAAGAAAATGAAAATGGGACATATGATTTAAGTAAAAGAATCAATCATTAAATAATTGGAGGAATTAATAATGAACTTTGAAGGAAAATTATTAGGACTGGATTTAAAAATCGGTATCGTTGTGAGCAGATTCAACGACTTTATTACAGGACGCTTATTAGAAGGTGCGAAAGATGTTTTAGTACGTCATGAAGTAGATGGCAACCAAATCGATGTGGCTTATGTGCCAGGTGCATTTGAAATTCCATTGGCAGCGAAAAAATTAGCTCAAACCGGAAAATACGATGCAGTAATTACATTAGGATGTGTCATCAGAGGGGCAACTTCTCACTATGATTATGTCTGCAACGAAGTAGCAAAAGGTGTATCTAAAGTAAGCGATACAAGCGGATTACCAGTCATTTTCGGTGTGTTAACAACTGAAACGATTGAACAAGCTGTTGAACGTGCTGGGACTAAAGCAGGTAATAAGGGTGCTGAAGCGGCTATGGCAGCAATTGAAATGGCTAACTTATTAAAATCAATTGAAGGCTGATATAAAAGATAATTGAATAGGATACAGCAACAAATGAAAAGCAAGGACGCGCGTCCTTGCTTTCTTTAATGATAATTGTGTCTTAATTATTTCTTCTTTAAACCTTTGAATAAGAAACTTAAACCGATACATACAGATAAGATGCCTGCACCTACAGCAAGTGTTCTTGGTTTTACAAATTCTTTCAATGCTAAATTCAAGTTTTGCGGTCTTTCTGCTAAACGGCGCATGAAGTAACCGAACCAATCTTCGCCGTAGGGTACATAGATACAGAAGTGGTAACCTTCATCTGCAATTTCATAGGCTAAGTCAGAGCGGAAGCCGTATAGCATTTGGAACTCGAATTTATCTCGATCGATATGATTGTCCTTCACAAACTGCTTTACATGATCGATGATTTTATCATCATGTGTCGCAATAGATGTTATATTCTTCGCACTTTTCAGTCTTTTTTCGATAAGACGAATGTAGTTTTCATCAATATCTTCTTTCGTTTGATAAGCAATCGACGCATTTTCCTTATAAGCACCTTTTACTAAACGCAAGCGGATATGTGGATAGTTTTCAATCATATTATCTGCAGAATATAAATATGCTTGAACTACAGTTCCGATATTGTCATATTCTTCAGATAATTTGTCCAATACATATAGAATATTGGAAAGCCCTGCAAACTTTTCAGTGTCGATATTAATATGGATATTGCCTAAATCTTTTGCTTTCGCAGCAATTTCTCTTAAATTCTCTTCAGCTAAGCCTAAATCGAATTCAGCCCCCAATTGACTGATTTTAACTGAAAGATGTGCTTTTAAATTGTTGTCGTAAATATTTTGAAGCACAGTTAAAATAATGTTTTTCTCTTTAAGACTTTGCTCCTTTGAATCTACAAATTCACCAAGACAATCGACAGTCACTGTAATCCCCTTATCGTTTAGTGTCTTGATTGTCTCAATGACTTCATCAATAGAATTGCCGACAACAACTTTGTTAGCCCCAAGTACAGGTCCGTATTTTCTAGCTGCATTGTTCAAAAAAGTGTTATTTGACAAACCTATAAAAAAATCTTTGACTAGTGACATGTAAATTCCTCCCATACAACTCTGTTTCAGTTAGTGTATCATGTTTCTTTAAGGTATGAAAACGTTAACAATATATAATAATACACATTATAATAAATAATTACATAATGAGGAGACAATGTAATTATGTTTTCTGTAGTTATTGTGCTTGAAATCTATTCAAAAATACTTCTTTCTTATTTTGGCGTGAGTTCTAAATAGATTTTAGATGTCAGCTTTTGATACAATAAAATAAACTAATTTTATTAGAAGGGTAGTCGTTGATATGTGGAAGTGGGAAACAGAAAGCGAAGCAAAAGGCGTTATAGTCATTGCTCATAATTTATTAGAACATACAGGCAGATATGCATATGTCATTACATCATTAAGACGTAACGGTTATCATGTCATCATGGGAGATTTGCCTGGACAAGGTCAGACATCAAGATCTAATAAAGGCCAAATCGACAACTTTGAAATTTATCACGAACATATCTTAGAGTGGCTAAGAATCGCGAGTGAATATAAGCTTCCGACATTCTTGATGGGCGTCGGTCTGGGCGGACTGATTACCTTGAATTTAATGGAGCGTACAGAACTGCCGATTGAAGGCATTATTTTAATTTCACCTTTAACAGCATTCCAAAAAAATGCTAAAACACGCAAAAACATGTTTACATCTAATATCGGTTCAAATGTTAAAGATATGCGCTTCAATCTAGGGATTGAACCCGAACATTTAACAAGAAATGAAGAAGTGATTAAAGAAACTAAAGAAGATGGATTGATGCTGACAAAAGTTTCATACCATTGGTACAAAGAAGTTGTAAATATAATGAAACAAACTATGGAACACTTAGAAGATATTCAAAGTATTCCAATGTGTCTGATGTATGGTACAGAGGATCAAATCGTAGATACAGAAACTATCATAGATATAAAGAAACGTGTTAAAACAGAAGAATTATATTTTAAAGCTTGGGAAGGTTTATATCATGAGATTCATAATGAGCCGGAACGTCCATTAGTAATGCGTTATGTCCTAAGTTACTTGAATAATAAAGTTAATGCATTAGGGTTTATTCCGAATGATATGGATGATCAAATTGAAATTTAAAAACGTTTGAGGTTGAGATATAAATTGTATCTTGACCTTTTTTTGATTCACATTGTAAAAATTTGTTCACTTGTATGAAGATTTTTGAGTTCAACACATTGCAATTATGCAATGAAGTTGGTATCTTTAATATGTGAAATATATCACATGAAGATATTCCATAATGGAGAGGGTAAGTAATATGAGTAATGTAAAAGCTAACAAAGTAGTTTTAGTAGGCGATGGTGCAGTAGGTTCTAGTTATGCATTCGCCATGGTAGCACAAGGTGTTGCTGATCAATTAGTCATCATCGACTTAGTTGAAGAAAAAGTAAGAGGTGACGTTTTAGATTTAAATCATGGTATGCCATACGGTGAATCACCAACTCTAGTTTCTGCAGGTACTTATGCTGACTGTTCAGATGCTGACTTAGTAGTCATCACTGCAGGCGCACCTCAAAAACCAGGTGAAACACGTTTAGATTTAGTCGAAAAAAATACTAAAATCTTCAAATCAATTGTAGGTCAAATCATGGACAGCGGTTTCGATGGTATTTTCTTAATTGCTGCAAACCCAGTTGACGTACTTACTTATGTCACTAAAAAAGTATCAGGCTTACCAAAAGAACGTGTTATCGGTTCTGGTACAATCTTAGATACTGCACGTTTCAAATATGAATTAGGTGCAGAATTCGGAGTTTCACCAGACAGCGTAAACGCAAGCATTATCGGTGAACACGGCGACTCTGAATTAGCAGTTTGGTCTCAAGCTAGCGTTGCTGGTCAAAACTTATATGATATTTTAAACAGCGATCCAGAAAGAGCAAAACGTATTGAAGAAATCTTCTTAAACACACGTGATGCTGCATACGACATCATCAAAGCTAAAGGTGCTACTTACTACGGTATCGCTATGGGCTTATTACACATTTCTAAAGCAATTTTACGCAACCAAAACATCGTATTAACTGTATCTAGTTATTTAGAAGGCGAATATGGTCAAAAAGATGTGTACATCGGTGTACCAACATTAGTTAACCGTGCCGGCGCTGTTAAAATTTATGAAACACCTTTAAATGAAAAAGAAACTGAAGAGTTCAATCACTCTGTAAGTGTATTAAAAGAAACAACTAAAAGTGTAGATAAATTATTCAACTAATTATATATAAAACAAGAGCCATTGCCGCTTTAACACGGTAATGGCTCTTGTTTTTTGATCTTTTTGTAGATTTCTTTGCTTCAATACTTGTTTATCGCTTCTCAATTGCACAAATATAGGGTGGATTATTTTGCTGATTAATAAATCCGTACTGCAATATATGTGCTTTTTGCTGATCGAAGTTTTGAAGATACTGAAAAACTGTCTCGCTTTCTACTTGTCCTTCCGGATGTCCTGGATAGATGACTAAGACAATAATGCCTTCTGTTGAAAGCATTTCGAATATCGCTTCAATTGCTTGAATCGTAGTTTCTGATGTCGTCACGATATGTTTATCGCCTTTTGGCAAATAGCCGAGATTAAAGATAGCCGCATCTACAGGCAAGTCAGCTGCTTTAATATATTGTGCAACGTTTTCATGACTATCATGAATCAATGTTGTATTATCGAAATCTGCGACTTTTTGTTTTGCTGATTCGATTGCTTCGACTTGGATATCAAACCCGTAAACATGTCCATTCGGAACATGCTGTGCTAAAAACAACGTGTCATGTCCGTTGCCGCATGTTGCGTCAATGACTGTACTCTTACTGTTGATATGAGACTGAATCAAAGACTTTGCAAACGGTAAAATACGTTCTACTATCATGATTGATGCGCTTCCTTTGCAGGTTGGTAGTGCTGTCCTTGTGCTGAATTTCTTCGTGCTAATTCAGCATCAATTGCATTCAATACTTCCCACTTATTAACACTCCACATAGGCCCGACCATCAAATCGATAGGGCCGTCGCCGGTAATTCGGTGGATAATCATTTCAGGCGGCAGTATTTCTAATTGGTCGCATACTAAGCTGACATATTCTTCTTGCGACATAAAGTTCAGCATGCCTTTTTCATATTGTTTGACCATAGGTGTTCCTTTAAGCAAGTGTAGCAAATGAATTTTAATTCCTTGTACATCCATTTGTGCGACTGTTTTAGCAGTTTCCATCATCATGTCGTAATCTTCGCCCGGCAGTCCGTTGATAATGTGCGAACATACATTAATGTTGTGCTTTCTTAATTTAGCCACACCATCGTAATACGTCTGCATGTCATGCGCGCGGTTGATTAAATCTGAAGTTTCTTGATGTACTGTCTGTAATCCAAGTTCTACCCATAAGTAAGTGCGTTCGTTTAAATCTGCTAAATATTCAACGACATCGTCCGGCAGACAGTCAGGTCTAGTTCCGATAGATAAACCGACAACACCTGGTTCTTTTAACACCGGTTCGAATTTTTCCTTTAAGACTTCTACTGGTGCATGAGTATTAGTAAAGGCTTGGAAGTATGCAATATACTTGCCTTCATACCATTTCTCATGCATACGTTCTTTGATTTCTTTGAATTGCACTTCGATAGGATCTGCACGATTGCCCGCGAAATCACCGCTGCCCGCAGCAGAACAGAATGTACAGCCGCCATGTGCAACAGTACCGTCTCTGTTAGGGCAATCGAAACCTCCATCCAATGCGACTTTAAAAATTTTATGTCCGAATTTATTTTTTAAATGGTAATTCCATGTATGATAGCGTTTATCTTCAAATGCATACGTAAAATATCGACCCATATGACATTTTCCTTTCTTAAATTAATCCATTGTAAGATTTTACCATAATTTAAGGTAACTTGTTGAGAAGAAAATCTGAATTAGGTCTTTTCTTAATATAGAAATTATAGTAAGATTGTCTGGTTGCAAAATCTAAGTACTTAATAAATAGACGTAAAATGTGTTTTCGCTTCGCTCATTTTGATGCGTAGGCGAAAATTTTTAATTGGCAAAAAAGCAGAGGTTAAAAACTTGAATCTGAAAAAAGAAAAGAGAAAGCAGGTGTATAAGTATGAACATGCCCAAATCAATTTGGTGGCTTGTTGTAGGAATGGCAATCAACATTATGGGTGCCAGTTTTTTATGGCCTTTAAATACAATTTATATGAGTCAGGAATTAGGTAAAAGCTTAACAACTGCCGGGTTAGTTTTGATGATTAATTCATTAGGGATGGTCATCGGCAACTTGCTTGGCGGT is a window from the Staphylococcus sp. IVB6181 genome containing:
- a CDS encoding proline dehydrogenase family protein produces the protein MSLVKDFFIGLSNNTFLNNAARKYGPVLGANKVVVGNSIDEVIETIKTLNDKGITVTVDCLGEFVDSKEQSLKEKNIILTVLQNIYDNNLKAHLSVKISQLGAEFDLGLAEENLREIAAKAKDLGNIHINIDTEKFAGLSNILYVLDKLSEEYDNIGTVVQAYLYSADNMIENYPHIRLRLVKGAYKENASIAYQTKEDIDENYIRLIEKRLKSAKNITSIATHDDKIIDHVKQFVKDNHIDRDKFEFQMLYGFRSDLAYEIADEGYHFCIYVPYGEDWFGYFMRRLAERPQNLNLALKEFVKPRTLAVGAGILSVCIGLSFLFKGLKKK
- the ribE gene encoding 6,7-dimethyl-8-ribityllumazine synthase; this translates as MNFEGKLLGLDLKIGIVVSRFNDFITGRLLEGAKDVLVRHEVDGNQIDVAYVPGAFEIPLAAKKLAQTGKYDAVITLGCVIRGATSHYDYVCNEVAKGVSKVSDTSGLPVIFGVLTTETIEQAVERAGTKAGNKGAEAAMAAIEMANLLKSIEG
- the ribB gene encoding 3,4-dihydroxy-2-butanone-4-phosphate synthase, encoding MQFDSIESAVEALKQGESIIVVDNEDRENEGDLVAITELMNDNTVNFMAQEGRGLICAPISLSLAKSLNLEPMVKENSDEFGTAFTESIDHIHTTTGISADERMMTARALIDENSTASDFNRPGHLFPLIARTGGVLVRQGHTEAAVDLAEMTGSKPAGLICEIMNEDGTMAKGEQLQAFKEKHQLKMISIEALIHYRKVHETHMHAKAKVKMPTDFGTFDMYGFESDYSHDEIVAIVKGDVQNVENVRIHSSCLTGDIFHSQRCDCGAQLEAAMKYINEHGGMIIYLPQEGRGIGLINKLKAYELIEKGYDTVTANLALGFDEDLRDYYHAAEILKHFDIEKVNLLSNNPEKFKGLKHYGIDVEKRIELIVPECEHNHDYMHTKKMKMGHMI
- a CDS encoding class I SAM-dependent methyltransferase → MIVERILPFAKSLIQSHINSKSTVIDATCGNGHDTLFLAQHVPNGHVYGFDIQVEAIESAKQKVADFDNTTLIHDSHENVAQYIKAADLPVDAAIFNLGYLPKGDKHIVTTSETTIQAIEAIFEMLSTEGIIVLVIYPGHPEGQVESETVFQYLQNFDQQKAHILQYGFINQQNNPPYICAIEKR
- a CDS encoding alpha/beta fold hydrolase, which encodes MWKWETESEAKGVIVIAHNLLEHTGRYAYVITSLRRNGYHVIMGDLPGQGQTSRSNKGQIDNFEIYHEHILEWLRIASEYKLPTFLMGVGLGGLITLNLMERTELPIEGIILISPLTAFQKNAKTRKNMFTSNIGSNVKDMRFNLGIEPEHLTRNEEVIKETKEDGLMLTKVSYHWYKEVVNIMKQTMEHLEDIQSIPMCLMYGTEDQIVDTETIIDIKKRVKTEELYFKAWEGLYHEIHNEPERPLVMRYVLSYLNNKVNALGFIPNDMDDQIEI
- a CDS encoding TIGR01212 family radical SAM protein (This family includes YhcC from E. coli K-12, an uncharacterized radical SAM protein.) — protein: MGRYFTYAFEDKRYHTWNYHLKNKFGHKIFKVALDGGFDCPNRDGTVAHGGCTFCSAAGSGDFAGNRADPIEVQFKEIKERMHEKWYEGKYIAYFQAFTNTHAPVEVLKEKFEPVLKEPGVVGLSIGTRPDCLPDDVVEYLADLNERTYLWVELGLQTVHQETSDLINRAHDMQTYYDGVAKLRKHNINVCSHIINGLPGEDYDMMMETAKTVAQMDVQGIKIHLLHLLKGTPMVKQYEKGMLNFMSQEEYVSLVCDQLEILPPEMIIHRITGDGPIDLMVGPMWSVNKWEVLNAIDAELARRNSAQGQHYQPAKEAHQS
- a CDS encoding L-lactate dehydrogenase; the encoded protein is MSNVKANKVVLVGDGAVGSSYAFAMVAQGVADQLVIIDLVEEKVRGDVLDLNHGMPYGESPTLVSAGTYADCSDADLVVITAGAPQKPGETRLDLVEKNTKIFKSIVGQIMDSGFDGIFLIAANPVDVLTYVTKKVSGLPKERVIGSGTILDTARFKYELGAEFGVSPDSVNASIIGEHGDSELAVWSQASVAGQNLYDILNSDPERAKRIEEIFLNTRDAAYDIIKAKGATYYGIAMGLLHISKAILRNQNIVLTVSSYLEGEYGQKDVYIGVPTLVNRAGAVKIYETPLNEKETEEFNHSVSVLKETTKSVDKLFN